One window of the Dreissena polymorpha isolate Duluth1 chromosome 5, UMN_Dpol_1.0, whole genome shotgun sequence genome contains the following:
- the LOC127881233 gene encoding uncharacterized protein LOC127881233, with the protein MKTISLCGIDVGGLGSQSDAQIYNQSELKECLEDGSIGLPPPSPLPNDDQDFLYFLLGDDAFGLRSFLMKPLSDRTLTREELIANYRISRARRVVENAFGILAHRWRVLLATMQQMPLTAQVIIESCVCLHNFIRIRNPAIQNIQLDNEDGAHNLVPGL; encoded by the coding sequence ATGAAAACTATAAGTTTATGTGGGATAGATGTTGGTGGTTTGGGAAGCCAGTCCGATGCTCAGATCTACAACCAGTCCGAACTGAAAGAATGTTTGGAAGACGGCTCTATTGGACTTCCTCCTCCGTCACCCTTGCCAAACGATGACCAGGATTTCCTATACTTTCTGCTAGGAGATGATGCATTTGGCCTTCGCTCATTCCTCATGAAGCCATTATCGGACCGTACTCTGACAAGAGAGGAACTGATTGCCAACTACAGGATTTCCAGAGCAAGACGTGTGGTAGAAAATGCCTTCGGTATTTTGGCACATCGTTGGAGAGTCCTCTTGGCAACGATGCAACAGATGCCACTGACTGCACAGGTTATCATTGAATCGTGTGTGTGCCTTCATAACTTCATCCGTATTCGAAACCCGGCTATTCAGAACATTCAATTAGATAACGAAGATGGTGCCCACAACCTCGTACCTGGTTTATGA